Proteins encoded by one window of Lycium barbarum isolate Lr01 chromosome 11, ASM1917538v2, whole genome shotgun sequence:
- the LOC132616745 gene encoding uncharacterized protein LOC132616745 isoform X1, whose amino-acid sequence MSSNRQWMYKRLSGGLYHPEFVRGVQQFIEFAMNHPEGRDGERLRCPCNRKKCQNRNFENVHTVHAHLLSDGFKPDYHVWYLHGENEVRGNIHQHERRHNWDHTMNSPPVNDGAFDEPGPSTSYHRMIHEAAGPSFDPNDMEEFPNPDAQKFYDMIDAANQEVWPGCETHSQLSAVARLLHIKAEHHLSERCFDDICQYVNEIIPPDNLMPKNFYETKKLMRGMNMPVEKIHSCVNACMIYWGEDSELIYCKFCSHPRYKPSKQRSNSKRNLVPFKQMYYFPLTPRLQRLYASEATASHMRWHAEHEVEEGVMRHCSDAPAWKHFDRVHPSFAMESRNVRLGLCTDGFQPFGQTGQQYSSWPVIVTPYNLPPWMCMKDPYLFLSVIVPGPKNPKQQLDVFLQPLIAELNNLWNIGVDTYDISKKQNFKMRAALMWTISDFPAYSMLSGWSTAGRLACPYCMENSDAFTLTKGGKQSWFDNHRKFLPPDHPYRKDRNSFRKNKVVTIHPTPVRSGEDILREIEELGLKKVTELGADIVNRQISKFSGWKKRSIFWDLPYWSTNLIRHNLDVMHIEKNFFENVFNTVLDVDGKTKDNPKSREDLKEFCRRPELQAVGGKYPKAIYTLNKESKKVLCEWVKNLKFPDGYVSNMGRCVDMKKHKLFGMKSHDCHVFMQRLIPIAFRELLPTKVWEALTEMSLFFRDLTSTVIREEDMVRLQKEIPEILCKLERILPPSFFDSMEHLPVHLAYEARLAGPVQNRWMYPFERNLRNYKHNVRNKAHVEGSICNAYLVEEASSFCSHYFESHVYTRHRKVPQNDDGGTCDQGKHHGNLSIFTYPGKGFGEQDRRYLTEEELDAAHIYILLNCVEVQPYVQNFIDSLRQNFPQITEKDVDRKLDEDFASWFKRYARVHIDNEFIKALAEGPRRSAKPYTGYNVNGYKFHTKSRSSSRASNNSGVCIKGTNYSADDYDYYGVLTDILELEYKGSTPIKRTVLFKCEWFDPTPKVGMKIHPQYKLVDVNHRRKLKKYEPFVLAMQAAQVYYAAYPSLRRDKTDWWAVCKTKARGIVDMPPSSSQLPPADVVEPFQNDEDGLTFDVVPDNETIERNDPNGEFINLRDDDDDLGDEEEIHDESELDEDGDNEDEEAYDASGSE is encoded by the exons ATGAGTTCAAATCGTCAATGGATGTACAAAAGGTTATCTGGAGGTCTATATCATCCAGAATTTGTAAGGGGTGTACAACAATTTATTGAGTTTGCCATGAATCATCCAGAAGGGAGGGATGGTGAGAGACTAAGGTGCCCGTGTAACCGAAAGAAATGTCAGAATAGAAACTTTGAAAATGTTCATACAGTCCATGCACATTTGTTGAGCGATGGTTTTAAACCGGACTATCATGTTTGGTACTTGCATGGAGAAAATGAGGTTAGAGGAAATATACATCAACATGAAAGGAGGCACAACTGGGATCATACAATGAATAGCCCACCGGTGAATGATGGTGCATTTGATGAGCCTGGACCATCTACTTCATATCATAGAATGATCCATGAGGCTGCTGGTCCCTCATTCGATCCAAATGATATGGAAGAATTTCCTAATCCTGATGCACAGAAATTTTATGATATGATTGATGCTGCAAATCAAGAAGTGTGGCCTGGTTGCGAAACGCATTCTCAACTATCAGCTGTTGCGCGTTTGTTGCACATCAAGGCTGAACACCACCTCTCTGAAAGATGTTTTGATGACATTTGTCAATATGTGAATGAGATAATTCCGCCTGATAACCTGATGCCCAAAAATTTCTATGAAACTAAGAAGTTAATGCGTGGAATGAACATGCCAGTAGAAAAAATTCATAGTTGTGTTAATGCCTGCATGATTTATTGGGGAGAAGACAGTGAACTTATATATTGCAAGTTTTGTAGTCATCCCAGGTACAAGCCTAGTAAGCAAAGATCTAATTCAAAGAGAAATCTTGTACCATTTAAACAGATGTATTACTTTCCTCTTACGCCACGGTTGCAACGACTGTATGCTTCCGAAGCTACTGCTTCACACATGCGATGGCATGCCGAGCATGAAGTTGAGGAAGGTGTGATGCGTCACTGTTCAGATGCACCCGCATGGAAACACTTTGATAGAGTGCATCCATCTTTTGCAATGGAAAGTCGTAATGTCAGATTGGGGCTATGCACAGATGGGTTTCAGCCATTTGGACAAACAGGACAACAATATTCATCTTGGCCAGTAATTGTGACACCATACAACTTGCCGCCTTGGATGTGTATGAAAGATCCCTATTTGTTTTTGTCAGTTATAGTTCCTGGGCCAAAGAATCCTAAGCAGCAATTGGATGTTTTCTTGCAGCCTTTGATTGCTGAACTAAATAATCTATGGAATATAGGTGTCGATACATATGATATCTCTAAGAAGCAAAATTTTAAAATGAGAGCTGCTTTGATGTGGACAATCAGTGACTTTCCCGCATATTCGATGTTGTCTGGGTGGAGTACTGCGGGTAGGCTAGCATGTCCATATTGCATGGAGAATTCAGATGCTTTTACTTTGACAAAAGGTGGCAAACAATCTTGGTTTGACAATCATCGTAAGTTCCTACCACCGGATCACCCATATAGAAAGGATAGGAACTCATTTAGAAAGAACAAAGTAGTCACAATTCATCCTACACCGGTACGGTCAGGTGAGGATATTTTGAGAGAGATAGAAGAATTGGGACTAAAAAAGGTAACAGAACTTGGGGCTGATATTGTTAATCGTCAAATTAGTAAGTTTTCCGGTTGGAAGAAAAGAAGCATATTTTGGGATTTGCCGTATTGGAGTACCAATCTCATTCGGCATAATCTAGATGTAATGCACATTGAGAAGAACTTTTTTGAGAATGTGTTCAACACAGTACTGGATGTAGATGGTAAAACAAAAGATAACCCCAAATCTAGAGAAGACCTGAAAGAGTTCTGTCGACGCCCTGAACTACAAGCTGTTGGTGGCAAATACCCGAAAGCTATTTACACACTAAACAAGGAGTCAAAAAAGGTTTTGTGTGAATGGGTGAAAAATCTGAAATTTCCAGATGGATATGTCTCAAATATGGGACGGTGTGTGGACATGAAAAAACATAAGTTGTTTGGTATGAAAAGCCACGATTGTCATGTATTCATGCAAAGATTGATTCCTATTGCGTTTCGTGAGCTATTACCAACAAAAGTCTGGGAAGCACTTACTGAGATGAGCCTTTTCTTTAGGGATCTCACTTCCACGGTAATACGAGAAGAGGATATGGTAAGACTTCAAAAAGAAATACCTGAAATACTTTGTAAATTAGAGCGTATACTCCCTCCTAGTTTCTTTGATTCAATGGAACATCTCCCTGTGCATCTTGCTTATGAAGCAAGGCTAGCTGGTCCGGTGCAAAATCGGTGGATGTATCCATTTgagag AAACCTCCGGAATTACAAACACAATGTTCGTAATAAGGCACATGTTGAAGGATCCATATGCAATGCTTACTTAGTTGAGGAAGCTTCTTCTTTTTGTTCACACTACTTTGAGTCTCATGTTTACACAAGGCATAGGAAAGTTCCACAAAATGATGATGGTGGTACATGTGATCAGGGTAAACACCACGGTAATCTTTCTATATTCACCTATCCAGGTAAAGGATTTGGTGAACAGGATCGGAGATATCTGACAGAAGAAGAACTTGATGCAGCTCATATTTATATTCTACTAAATTGCGTAGAAGTGCAACCATATGTGCA AAATTTTATTGACTCCCTGCGTCAAAATTTTCCACAAATTACGGAGAAGGATGTGGATAGGAAACTTGATGAAGATTTCGCATCATGGTTCAAAAGATAT GCACGAGTCCACATAGATAATGAATTCATCAAGGCCCTTGCAGAAGGTCCGCGTCGATCAGCAAAACCGTACACGGGTTATAATGTCAATGGCTATAAATTTCACACTAAAAGCCGCAGTTCTTCTAGAGCATCTAATAACAGTGGTGTATGCATAAAAGGAACCAACTACAGTGCAGATGACTATGACTACTATGGTGTGCTTACTGATATCCTTGAATTGGAGTACAAGGGTAGCACGCCGATAAAGAGAACTGTTTTATTTAAGTGTGAATGGTTTGATCCCACACCAAAAGTAGGAATGAAGATTCACCCGCAATATAAACTTGTGGATGTCAACCATCGTAGGAAATTAAAAAAGTATGAACCATTTGTTTTGGCAATGCAAGCGGCCCAAGTGTATTATGCCGCTTATCCTAGCTTACGACGTGATAAGACTGACTGGTGGGCTGTGTGCAAAACAAAAGCTCGGGGTATTGTGGATATGCCCCCATCTTCTTCACAATTACCTCCAGCTGATGTTGTAGAGCCATTCCAAAATGATGAAGATGGTTTAACATTTGATGTGGTACCCGACAATGAAACTATTGAGCGGAATGATCCAAATGGAGAATTCATAAACTTAagagacgatgatgatgatttaggTGAtgaggaagaaattcatgatgaATCTGAATTAGATGAAGATGGTGATAATGAGGATGAAGAGGCATATGATGCAAGTGGCAGTGAATAG
- the LOC132616745 gene encoding uncharacterized protein LOC132616745 isoform X2 has product MSSNRQWMYKRLSGGLYHPEFVRGVQQFIEFAMNHPEGRDGERLRCPCNRKKCQNRNFENVHTVHAHLLSDGFKPDYHVWYLHGENEVRGNIHQHERRHNWDHTMNSPPVNDGAFDEPGPSTSYHRMIHEAAGPSFDPNDMEEFPNPDAQKFYDMIDAANQEVWPGCETHSQLSAVARLLHIKAEHHLSERCFDDICQYVNEIIPPDNLMPKNFYETKKLMRGMNMPVEKIHSCVNACMIYWGEDSELIYCKFCSHPRYKPSKQRSNSKRNLVPFKQMYYFPLTPRLQRLYASEATASHMRWHAEHEVEEGVMRHCSDAPAWKHFDRVHPSFAMESRNVRLGLCTDGFQPFGQTGQQYSSWPVIVTPYNLPPWMCMKDPYLFLSVIVPGPKNPKQQLDVFLQPLIAELNNLWNIGVDTYDISKKQNFKMRAALMWTISDFPAYSMLSGWSTAGRLACPYCMENSDAFTLTKGGKQSWFDNHRKFLPPDHPYRKDRNSFRKNKVVTIHPTPVRSGEDILREIEELGLKKVTELGADIVNRQISKFSGWKKRSIFWDLPYWSTNLIRHNLDVMHIEKNFFENVFNTVLDVDGKTKDNPKSREDLKEFCRRPELQAVGGKYPKAIYTLNKESKKVLCEWVKNLKFPDGYVSNMGRCVDMKKHKLFGMKSHDCHVFMQRLIPIAFRELLPTKVWEALTEMSLFFRDLTSTVIREEDMVRLQKEIPEILCKLERILPPSFFDSMEHLPVHLAYEARLAGPVQNRWMYPFERNLRNYKHNVRNKAHVEGSICNAYLVEEASSFCSHYFESHVYTRHRKVPQNDDGGTCDQGKHHGNLSIFTYPGKGFGEQDRRYLTEEELDAAHIYILLNCVEVQPYVQNFIDSLRQNFPQITEKDVDRKLDEDFASWFKRYVRPCITYKFPPQRVLAAACPKLVCAYRLFDKT; this is encoded by the exons ATGAGTTCAAATCGTCAATGGATGTACAAAAGGTTATCTGGAGGTCTATATCATCCAGAATTTGTAAGGGGTGTACAACAATTTATTGAGTTTGCCATGAATCATCCAGAAGGGAGGGATGGTGAGAGACTAAGGTGCCCGTGTAACCGAAAGAAATGTCAGAATAGAAACTTTGAAAATGTTCATACAGTCCATGCACATTTGTTGAGCGATGGTTTTAAACCGGACTATCATGTTTGGTACTTGCATGGAGAAAATGAGGTTAGAGGAAATATACATCAACATGAAAGGAGGCACAACTGGGATCATACAATGAATAGCCCACCGGTGAATGATGGTGCATTTGATGAGCCTGGACCATCTACTTCATATCATAGAATGATCCATGAGGCTGCTGGTCCCTCATTCGATCCAAATGATATGGAAGAATTTCCTAATCCTGATGCACAGAAATTTTATGATATGATTGATGCTGCAAATCAAGAAGTGTGGCCTGGTTGCGAAACGCATTCTCAACTATCAGCTGTTGCGCGTTTGTTGCACATCAAGGCTGAACACCACCTCTCTGAAAGATGTTTTGATGACATTTGTCAATATGTGAATGAGATAATTCCGCCTGATAACCTGATGCCCAAAAATTTCTATGAAACTAAGAAGTTAATGCGTGGAATGAACATGCCAGTAGAAAAAATTCATAGTTGTGTTAATGCCTGCATGATTTATTGGGGAGAAGACAGTGAACTTATATATTGCAAGTTTTGTAGTCATCCCAGGTACAAGCCTAGTAAGCAAAGATCTAATTCAAAGAGAAATCTTGTACCATTTAAACAGATGTATTACTTTCCTCTTACGCCACGGTTGCAACGACTGTATGCTTCCGAAGCTACTGCTTCACACATGCGATGGCATGCCGAGCATGAAGTTGAGGAAGGTGTGATGCGTCACTGTTCAGATGCACCCGCATGGAAACACTTTGATAGAGTGCATCCATCTTTTGCAATGGAAAGTCGTAATGTCAGATTGGGGCTATGCACAGATGGGTTTCAGCCATTTGGACAAACAGGACAACAATATTCATCTTGGCCAGTAATTGTGACACCATACAACTTGCCGCCTTGGATGTGTATGAAAGATCCCTATTTGTTTTTGTCAGTTATAGTTCCTGGGCCAAAGAATCCTAAGCAGCAATTGGATGTTTTCTTGCAGCCTTTGATTGCTGAACTAAATAATCTATGGAATATAGGTGTCGATACATATGATATCTCTAAGAAGCAAAATTTTAAAATGAGAGCTGCTTTGATGTGGACAATCAGTGACTTTCCCGCATATTCGATGTTGTCTGGGTGGAGTACTGCGGGTAGGCTAGCATGTCCATATTGCATGGAGAATTCAGATGCTTTTACTTTGACAAAAGGTGGCAAACAATCTTGGTTTGACAATCATCGTAAGTTCCTACCACCGGATCACCCATATAGAAAGGATAGGAACTCATTTAGAAAGAACAAAGTAGTCACAATTCATCCTACACCGGTACGGTCAGGTGAGGATATTTTGAGAGAGATAGAAGAATTGGGACTAAAAAAGGTAACAGAACTTGGGGCTGATATTGTTAATCGTCAAATTAGTAAGTTTTCCGGTTGGAAGAAAAGAAGCATATTTTGGGATTTGCCGTATTGGAGTACCAATCTCATTCGGCATAATCTAGATGTAATGCACATTGAGAAGAACTTTTTTGAGAATGTGTTCAACACAGTACTGGATGTAGATGGTAAAACAAAAGATAACCCCAAATCTAGAGAAGACCTGAAAGAGTTCTGTCGACGCCCTGAACTACAAGCTGTTGGTGGCAAATACCCGAAAGCTATTTACACACTAAACAAGGAGTCAAAAAAGGTTTTGTGTGAATGGGTGAAAAATCTGAAATTTCCAGATGGATATGTCTCAAATATGGGACGGTGTGTGGACATGAAAAAACATAAGTTGTTTGGTATGAAAAGCCACGATTGTCATGTATTCATGCAAAGATTGATTCCTATTGCGTTTCGTGAGCTATTACCAACAAAAGTCTGGGAAGCACTTACTGAGATGAGCCTTTTCTTTAGGGATCTCACTTCCACGGTAATACGAGAAGAGGATATGGTAAGACTTCAAAAAGAAATACCTGAAATACTTTGTAAATTAGAGCGTATACTCCCTCCTAGTTTCTTTGATTCAATGGAACATCTCCCTGTGCATCTTGCTTATGAAGCAAGGCTAGCTGGTCCGGTGCAAAATCGGTGGATGTATCCATTTgagag AAACCTCCGGAATTACAAACACAATGTTCGTAATAAGGCACATGTTGAAGGATCCATATGCAATGCTTACTTAGTTGAGGAAGCTTCTTCTTTTTGTTCACACTACTTTGAGTCTCATGTTTACACAAGGCATAGGAAAGTTCCACAAAATGATGATGGTGGTACATGTGATCAGGGTAAACACCACGGTAATCTTTCTATATTCACCTATCCAGGTAAAGGATTTGGTGAACAGGATCGGAGATATCTGACAGAAGAAGAACTTGATGCAGCTCATATTTATATTCTACTAAATTGCGTAGAAGTGCAACCATATGTGCA AAATTTTATTGACTCCCTGCGTCAAAATTTTCCACAAATTACGGAGAAGGATGTGGATAGGAAACTTGATGAAGATTTCGCATCATGGTTCAAAAGATATGTGAGACCCT GCATAACATACAAATTTCCTCCGCAAAGAGTTCTCGCAGCTGCTTGTCCTAAATTAGTCTGCGCTTATAGACTCTTTGACAAGACCTAG